The following DNA comes from Thermovenabulum gondwanense.
GTGCGGAATGCACATCCTGGTTATTCTGACCGATATGACAAGTTACTGCGATGCTTTAAGGGAAATATCTTCCGCAAGAGAGGAGGTGCCCTCCAGGAAGGGCTATCCCGGGTACATGTATTCGGACTTAGCAAGCCTTTACGAAAGAGCGGGGATGATAAAGGGTTCTAAGGGCAGCATAACTCAGATCCCAATACTCACAATGCCCAACGATGACATTACCCACCCGGTGCCCGACCTCACCGGGTATATAACCGAAGGACAGATAGTGCTGAACCGGGCCCTTTATCAAAAGGGGATATATCCCCCTATAAATATCCTGCCTTCCCTTTCGAGGCTTATGAAAGACGGCATAGGCGAAAAGTATACGAGGGAGGATCATCCTGATCTTGCCAACCAGGTTTTTTCTTCTTATTCCAGGGTTCAGGAAGTAAGGGCTTTGGCGCAGGTCATCGGGGAAGAAGAACTTTCCGATGTGGATAAGGGCTATATGGAGTTCGGAAGGCAATTTGAAGAAAAATTTATTAATCAGGATTTCGATGAAGAAAGAGATATTTTTCAAACCCTGGACTTAATGTGGAAGCTTTTGAAAATTTTACCCGAAAAGGAACTTACCAGAATCAACCCTTCGCTCATTAAAAAATACTTAAGGGGTTGATAAAATTGCTGTTTAACATAGCACCTACCAAAGCAAATTTACTGTCGGCACAGGCTACCTTGGAGTTTTCAAAAAAAGGATATGAGCTTTTGGATAAAAAAAGAAATGTTCTAATAAGAGAATTGATGAGCATCATGAAAAGGGCCGAGGAGCTTCAAGAAAAGATCAACACAATTTTTGAGGAAGCCTATGAGGCTCTTAAAATAGCCAACATTACCCTGGGTGTAAATCAGGTCTACGAAGTGGCCTGTTCCATCCCCCTTATGGAAGAATTCGATATTCTGTATAAAAGCGTTATGGGGGTGGAAATTCCGAAAATAATTTACGAAAAAAAGCCCTTAGAGCACTATTACAGTTTTTATCATACTAATACCGCCTTGGATATAGCGGTAACCAGGTTTTACGAAGTAAAATACCTTTTACTGGAGCTTGCTGAGATAGAAGACTCTATATATAAACTTGCCGTAGAAATAAAAAAGACGCAAAAAAGGGCTAATGCCTTGAAGAATATACAAATACCTAAGTATGAGAAAATTGTAAAATTTATTTCAGAAGTACTTGAGGAAAAGGAGAGGGAAGATTTTTTCCGATTAAAGACTTTAAAAAAG
Coding sequences within:
- a CDS encoding V-type ATP synthase subunit D, whose product is MLFNIAPTKANLLSAQATLEFSKKGYELLDKKRNVLIRELMSIMKRAEELQEKINTIFEEAYEALKIANITLGVNQVYEVACSIPLMEEFDILYKSVMGVEIPKIIYEKKPLEHYYSFYHTNTALDIAVTRFYEVKYLLLELAEIEDSIYKLAVEIKKTQKRANALKNIQIPKYEKIVKFISEVLEEKEREDFFRLKTLKKKLKRRVKS